The following are from one region of the Paenibacillus bovis genome:
- the infC gene encoding translation initiation factor IF-3: protein MINDEIRTKEVRLVGADGEQIGIKPTREALQMAIDLNLDLVNVAPQAKPPVCRIMDYGKFRYEQQKKEKEARKNQKIVELKEVRFHANTEEHDYQTKLRNVNKFLNNGDKVKCSVRFRGREIAHANIGQRVLERVRDEVADICTVERQPKLEGRSMIMILAPKNN, encoded by the coding sequence ATGATCAATGACGAAATCCGGACAAAAGAAGTACGTCTGGTAGGTGCTGACGGTGAACAAATCGGAATTAAGCCGACTCGCGAAGCATTGCAAATGGCGATCGATCTGAATCTGGATCTGGTTAACGTTGCTCCGCAAGCGAAGCCTCCGGTATGTCGGATTATGGACTACGGTAAATTCCGCTACGAGCAGCAGAAGAAAGAAAAAGAAGCGCGTAAAAATCAGAAGATTGTTGAACTGAAAGAAGTGCGCTTCCACGCGAATACGGAGGAACATGATTACCAAACCAAACTCCGTAACGTAAACAAATTCTTGAATAATGGCGACAAGGTGAAATGCTCGGTCCGCTTCCGCGGTCGCGAGATTGCACATGCAAATATTGGACAAAGAGTCTTGGAACGCGTAAGAGATGAAGTTGCAGATATCTGTACTGTAGAGCGCCAGCCCAAACTGGAAGGCCGCAGCATGATTATGATCTTGGCGCCGAAAAATAACTAA
- the rpmI gene encoding 50S ribosomal protein L35 → MPKMKTHSSLKGRFKVTGTGKVKRHKAFKNHLLSHKSKRQKRVLGTSPLMAAGDVRRLKQGLANLK, encoded by the coding sequence ATGCCTAAAATGAAAACTCATAGCAGTTTAAAAGGACGCTTCAAAGTTACAGGAACTGGTAAAGTGAAACGTCACAAAGCTTTCAAAAACCACCTGCTTTCTCACAAATCCAAACGTCAAAAACGCGTACTGGGAACTAGCCCGCTGATGGCAGCTGGCGACGTAAGACGTTTGAAACAAGGCTTAGCTAATCTTAAATAA